A genomic segment from Rickettsia endosymbiont of Lasioglossum villosulum encodes:
- a CDS encoding class I SAM-dependent methyltransferase, producing the protein MYSKASNSSNLPNGHDKTTKEKHNTQPVINGAIKHNTYDEVPYESYPYSFTNPFHLSTLATLFGVDAPNVETAKILELGCAAGGNLIPHAVLYPKAHFVGIDLSKVQIDEANKTVKELGLKNIEFHHCSILDIDDSLNKFDYIICHGVMSWVSKNVRDKIFDVCNKNLSKNGIAYISYNTLPGWNMVRTVRDMMLYHSNSFANVRDKIAQSRLLLDFVKDSLENSKTPYAEVLKTEAGLLSKQTDHYLRHDHLEEENAQFYFHEFMDEARKHNLQYLADCNLSTMYLGNMPQKVVEQLKVVNDIVRTEQYMDFIINRRFRATLLCHSDVKINRNINNEDIMKFNMIFNVVPEKSLKEVDLNNASESLAFFLNGNKDSNLTTASPYMKAILYTFSEHLNNPLSFEKITEEANKKLHGTKLNEIKAELLENAMKLVLQGYINITTQKHRETPELDKPKTTKLVIHQASHTPYMWVTNLKHEPVGVNFFEKLAIRYMDGKHDKKAIIDAVMGHVVKGEINLSKDGQKIEDQEVIRKQLEVLFMPMIDKFAANALLV; encoded by the coding sequence AATACTTATGACGAAGTGCCGTATGAAAGCTATCCATACTCCTTTACTAATCCTTTTCATTTAAGCACTCTTGCGACTCTTTTCGGTGTAGATGCCCCTAATGTGGAAACCGCAAAAATATTAGAATTAGGTTGTGCTGCTGGTGGTAATTTAATTCCTCATGCTGTTCTTTATCCAAAAGCTCATTTTGTTGGTATTGATTTATCTAAAGTACAAATTGACGAAGCAAATAAAACTGTAAAAGAACTCGGACTGAAAAATATAGAATTTCATCATTGTTCTATCCTTGATATTGATGATTCTTTAAATAAGTTTGATTATATAATTTGTCATGGTGTAATGTCTTGGGTATCAAAAAACGTTAGAGATAAAATTTTTGATGTATGTAATAAAAACCTAAGCAAAAACGGTATAGCATATATCAGTTATAATACTCTACCTGGCTGGAATATGGTTCGTACAGTTAGAGATATGATGCTTTATCATTCTAATTCATTTGCAAATGTACGTGATAAAATAGCTCAATCTAGATTATTATTAGATTTTGTTAAAGATAGCTTAGAGAATTCAAAAACACCTTATGCTGAAGTATTAAAAACCGAAGCTGGATTATTATCGAAACAAACAGATCATTATTTACGTCATGATCATTTAGAAGAAGAAAATGCTCAGTTTTACTTCCATGAATTTATGGATGAAGCTAGAAAGCATAATTTACAATATTTAGCTGATTGTAACCTTTCTACTATGTATTTAGGTAATATGCCACAAAAAGTGGTAGAGCAGTTAAAAGTCGTAAATGATATAGTTAGAACTGAACAATATATGGATTTCATTATAAATCGTCGTTTTAGAGCTACTTTATTATGTCATAGTGATGTAAAAATCAACAGAAATATTAATAACGAAGACATAATGAAATTTAATATGATCTTCAATGTCGTTCCTGAAAAATCGCTTAAAGAAGTTGATCTTAATAATGCTTCTGAAAGCTTAGCATTCTTTTTGAACGGCAATAAAGATAGTAATTTAACAACTGCTTCACCCTACATGAAAGCTATTTTATATACTTTTAGTGAGCATCTTAATAACCCTCTAAGTTTTGAGAAAATAACCGAGGAAGCTAATAAAAAGCTACATGGTACTAAATTAAATGAAATAAAAGCTGAGCTTTTGGAAAACGCAATGAAGTTAGTATTACAAGGTTACATTAATATCACTACTCAGAAACATAGAGAGACACCTGAGCTTGATAAGCCTAAAACTACGAAGCTTGTGATACATCAAGCAAGCCATACTCCTTATATGTGGGTTACAAATTTAAAACATGAGCCAGTAGGGGTTAATTTCTTTGAAAAACTTGCTATTAGATATATGGATGGTAAGCATGATAAGAAAGCTATTATTGACGCAGTGATGGGTCATGTAGTAAAAGGTGAAATAAATTTAAGCAAAGACGGACAAAAGATAGAAGATCAAGAAGTAATACGTAAACAACTCGAGGTCTTATTTATGCCAATGATTGACAAGTTTGCCGCTAACGCTTTATTGGTTTAA
- the nuoK gene encoding NADH-quinone oxidoreductase subunit NuoK, whose protein sequence is MNEYIGLNHYLILSSLVFTIGMLGLFMHRKNIINILMSIELMLLAVNINFVAFSVYMQELSGQIFSIIILTIAAAETSIGLAILLIYFRNKGSIEVTDINQMRG, encoded by the coding sequence ATGAATGAATATATAGGGCTTAACCACTATTTAATTTTGAGCAGTTTAGTTTTTACTATAGGGATGCTTGGATTATTTATGCATCGCAAAAATATTATCAATATATTAATGTCAATTGAACTAATGCTGCTTGCAGTTAATATAAATTTTGTTGCTTTCTCGGTATATATGCAAGAATTATCGGGGCAGATTTTCAGCATCATAATTCTAACTATAGCTGCTGCTGAAACTTCTATTGGTCTTGCAATATTACTAATATATTTCCGTAATAAAGGCTCGATTGAAGTCACAGATATCAATCAGATGAGGGGATAA
- the ccmA gene encoding heme ABC exporter ATP-binding protein CcmA, with product MLSFHQLKFNIYQKQLFDNLSITFLDSAITYIKGANGCGKTSLLRMVAGIMQPSNGNIFYRNLNINNISKPYCTYIGHNLGLKLEMTVFENLKFWSEIYNSVETLDAAIHYFKLYDLLDEKCYTLSSGLQKVVALARLIACQSDLWLLDEVETNLSKENRDLLNNLIVMKANSGGIVLLSSHTENHIKSAQILQLT from the coding sequence ATGCTATCATTTCACCAATTAAAATTTAATATATATCAAAAACAATTATTTGATAATTTAAGTATTACTTTTTTAGATTCTGCTATTACTTATATAAAAGGAGCTAATGGTTGTGGTAAAACTTCGCTATTACGTATGGTAGCGGGCATTATGCAGCCAAGTAACGGTAATATTTTCTATAGAAATCTTAATATTAACAATATTTCTAAACCTTACTGTACTTATATTGGTCATAATTTAGGTCTAAAGCTTGAGATGACTGTTTTTGAAAATCTAAAATTTTGGTCAGAGATTTATAATTCAGTAGAAACTCTAGATGCTGCCATTCATTATTTTAAATTATATGATTTATTAGATGAAAAATGCTATACTTTATCCAGTGGATTGCAGAAAGTTGTAGCTTTAGCAAGGCTTATTGCTTGCCAGTCGGATCTATGGTTGCTTGATGAAGTTGAAACCAATTTAAGTAAAGAAAATAGAGATTTACTAAATAACTTAATTGTCATGAAAGCAAATAGTGGTGGTATTGTACTTCTATCCTCTCACACCGAAAATCATATTAAATCAGCACAAATATTACAACTTACTTGA
- the atpA gene encoding F0F1 ATP synthase subunit alpha: protein MKLKPIEVADILQKEIANINCLSELEEVGQVINVGDGIAKIYGLANVQSGEVVEFESGVKGLVLNLENDSVGAVIMGEDNQVQQGDKVKRTKEVLEVPVGTALLGRVVDALGNPIDGKGDIKSKEYRHIEMKAPGIIDRTSVSEPVQTGIKAIDSLIPIGRGQRELIIGDRQTGKTAIAIDTIINQKQAHSLKNEKDKIYCIYVAIGQKISSVAQIVKKLEDAGAMDYTIIVSATASEAAALQFVAPYAACSMGEYFRDNGKHALIIYDDLSKHAVAYRQISLLLRRPPGREAYPGDVFYLHSRLLERAAKMSEEKGGGSLTALPIIETQAGDVSAYIPTNVISITDGQIFLESELFYKGIRPAVNVGISVSRVGSAAQIKAMKQVAGLIKLELAQFRELESFSQFGSDLDSATKTQIEHGKRLVEILKQAQCHPFSVEEQIISIYAGTKKYLINIPIERIKEFEEKMLSEIKQNQKDILESIKSEKRITEENEQKLKTFLENFVKDFVKVD, encoded by the coding sequence ATGAAATTAAAACCTATTGAAGTAGCTGACATATTACAAAAAGAGATAGCAAATATCAATTGTTTAAGCGAGCTTGAAGAAGTAGGGCAAGTAATAAATGTTGGTGATGGTATAGCAAAAATTTATGGTCTTGCAAATGTGCAATCCGGTGAAGTAGTGGAATTTGAATCAGGTGTTAAAGGACTGGTTTTAAATTTAGAGAATGATAGCGTTGGTGCTGTGATTATGGGTGAGGATAATCAGGTACAGCAAGGTGATAAAGTAAAAAGAACCAAAGAGGTGCTAGAAGTACCAGTAGGAACTGCTTTGCTTGGTCGTGTCGTTGATGCACTTGGTAACCCTATTGATGGTAAAGGTGATATTAAGAGCAAAGAATATCGCCATATTGAAATGAAAGCTCCTGGTATAATCGATAGAACAAGCGTTAGTGAGCCTGTACAAACCGGTATAAAGGCTATTGATTCATTAATTCCGATAGGAAGAGGACAAAGAGAATTAATAATAGGTGATAGACAAACTGGAAAAACAGCAATAGCTATCGATACTATTATTAACCAAAAGCAAGCTCATTCACTAAAAAATGAGAAAGATAAAATTTATTGTATTTATGTAGCAATAGGGCAAAAAATATCAAGCGTTGCCCAGATAGTAAAAAAACTAGAAGATGCTGGGGCAATGGATTATACAATCATTGTTTCGGCTACTGCTTCGGAAGCTGCTGCATTACAATTTGTTGCTCCTTATGCTGCTTGTAGTATGGGTGAGTATTTCCGTGATAACGGCAAGCATGCACTTATTATTTATGATGATTTAAGTAAACATGCTGTCGCATACCGACAAATATCATTATTACTTAGAAGACCGCCCGGACGTGAAGCATATCCTGGTGACGTATTTTACTTGCATTCAAGATTACTTGAGCGTGCTGCTAAAATGTCTGAGGAGAAAGGCGGCGGTTCACTTACGGCACTTCCTATAATCGAAACCCAAGCAGGTGACGTATCTGCTTATATTCCAACAAACGTTATTTCTATTACTGACGGTCAAATTTTCTTAGAAAGCGAGCTGTTTTATAAAGGTATAAGACCGGCTGTTAATGTCGGGATTTCGGTAAGCCGTGTTGGTTCTGCTGCACAAATAAAAGCTATGAAGCAGGTTGCAGGCTTGATAAAGCTTGAATTAGCCCAGTTTAGAGAACTTGAGTCTTTTTCACAATTTGGTTCAGATTTAGATTCTGCCACTAAAACACAAATCGAACATGGTAAGAGACTCGTTGAGATATTAAAACAAGCACAATGTCATCCTTTTTCAGTCGAAGAGCAGATAATAAGTATTTATGCTGGAACTAAAAAATATTTAATTAATATACCTATAGAAAGAATTAAGGAATTTGAAGAAAAAATGCTTAGTGAGATAAAGCAGAATCAAAAAGATATTTTAGAGTCAATAAAAAGTGAAAAGCGTATCACTGAAGAAAATGAACAGAAATTAAAAACATTTTTAGAGAATTTCGTTAAGGACTTTGTCAAGGTAGATTAG
- a CDS encoding NADH-quinone oxidoreductase subunit M has protein sequence MLELPIISITIFLPLISVLYILLFISQSKKPDKQIHTMYVAVLSSVLTFISTIYILIEFDSSNPAYQFVERYSWLDKIGLEFHVGIDGISIFFVSLTSFLTLICIIGSLFTVKKYIKEYLVCFLLMESFCIGAFTSINLLLFYLFFEVILVPMYIIIGVWGGENRIYAAVKFFLYTFFGSVFFLLSIIYIYSKIHSFDLSNIGEFTNNFPLHVQQILWWAIFIAFAIKIPMIPFHTWLPDAHVQAPTSGSVILAGILLKLGGYGFLRVLLPLLPNASQEFAIYVIWLSVIAIIYASLVALAQKDMKKMIAYSSIAHMGYVTIGIFSFTDSGVSGALFQMLSHGIISSCLFLIVGTLYERLHTKEIAKYGGVASKMPVLATFFMIAMLGSVGLPGTSGFIGEFLSLLGIYKASVMATFLAALGIILGAVYMLKLYKEVMLGEITNKEIINFRDLYSYEIISIAPLIVLIIYFGLMPSSILNVFHLSVENLLVKFF, from the coding sequence ATGTTAGAATTACCAATCATATCAATTACTATTTTCTTGCCGCTAATAAGTGTGCTATATATTTTGCTATTCATTAGTCAAAGCAAAAAGCCCGACAAACAAATACATACAATGTATGTTGCGGTGCTGAGTAGTGTTTTAACATTCATCTCAACTATATATATATTAATAGAATTTGATTCTTCAAACCCTGCTTATCAATTTGTTGAACGATATAGCTGGCTTGATAAAATTGGGCTTGAATTTCATGTAGGTATTGATGGTATATCAATATTTTTCGTAAGCTTAACTTCCTTTCTTACTCTTATTTGTATTATTGGGAGCTTATTTACTGTTAAAAAATATATCAAAGAATATTTGGTATGTTTTTTATTAATGGAATCCTTTTGTATAGGGGCATTTACCTCAATAAATTTATTATTATTCTACTTATTTTTCGAAGTAATATTAGTACCAATGTATATTATTATCGGAGTATGGGGCGGTGAGAATAGAATATATGCGGCTGTTAAATTCTTCTTATATACTTTCTTTGGTTCGGTATTTTTCTTATTATCGATAATATATATTTATAGTAAGATTCACAGCTTTGATTTAAGCAATATTGGCGAATTTACTAATAATTTCCCTTTGCATGTGCAGCAAATTTTATGGTGGGCTATTTTTATTGCCTTTGCCATCAAAATTCCTATGATTCCGTTTCACACATGGTTACCGGATGCTCACGTACAAGCACCTACTAGCGGCTCGGTTATTCTTGCTGGTATCTTACTAAAACTTGGTGGCTATGGTTTTTTAAGGGTATTACTGCCACTTCTACCTAATGCATCGCAAGAATTTGCGATTTACGTAATTTGGCTTAGTGTTATTGCTATAATATATGCCTCCCTTGTCGCCTTAGCTCAAAAAGATATGAAGAAAATGATTGCCTATTCGTCTATTGCCCATATGGGTTATGTTACTATAGGTATTTTTAGCTTCACTGATAGCGGAGTTAGCGGGGCATTATTCCAAATGTTAAGCCATGGTATAATTTCTTCCTGCTTATTCCTAATAGTCGGCACTTTATATGAAAGGTTACATACTAAAGAGATAGCTAAATATGGTGGTGTTGCAAGTAAAATGCCGGTGCTTGCAACGTTTTTTATGATTGCAATGCTTGGCTCTGTCGGTTTGCCAGGAACTAGCGGATTTATTGGTGAATTTTTAAGCCTGCTTGGAATTTATAAGGCAAGTGTGATGGCAACTTTCCTAGCAGCTCTCGGTATAATTCTTGGTGCTGTTTACATGCTGAAGCTATATAAAGAAGTTATGCTAGGCGAAATTACTAATAAAGAAATCATTAATTTCAGAGATTTATATAGTTACGAAATAATCTCAATTGCCCCTTTAATAGTACTAATTATTTATTTCGGTCTAATGCCAAGTTCTATTTTAAATGTATTTCATTTGTCAGTAGAGAATTTGTTAGTTAAATTTTTCTAG
- the nuoL gene encoding NADH-quinone oxidoreductase subunit L encodes MYQSIAIMIIVLPLASALINGLFVRRIDKKLASIVATSFLSLSALFALIIFYHTGLNGHIIHIKLLSWIEISQFKVDWSIYIDQLTSIMFIAVTWVSSVVHIYSLGYMAEDKGIVRFLSFLSLFTFFMLMLVSADNFLQLFFGWEGVGVCSYLLIGFWYSKESANKAAIKAFIANRVGDFAFILGVITIIFYCHSANYEDVFLLAPKLANTKILLANFEISILNIACLLLFIGCMGKSAQIGLHVWLPDAMEGPTPVSALIHAATMVTAGVFLVARCSYLFEYSPMVLQFITIIGGITCLFAASIAIMQNDIKKIIAYSTCSQLGYMFMACGVSAYNSGIFHLVTHAFFKALLFLSAGSVIHAVHEQDIFKMGELRNKMPITYGNFLIGSLALIGIYPLAGFYSKDSILEAVYSSGSFMFIFGILAAILTAIYSMKIIMLVFHGKTRLEKDVFEHAHEPPKVMNNPLTLLVAGSFFSGMIGYYLLSMDKPNGYFHDSLLNLQVYKLLVTHPPLHIKLLPTIVGIIGIVIGTVIPWVANSIQKKNKKVWIPWTSHGMTTISKILINKYYFDELYNFLIVKPINCLACLFYSGDQKIIDRFGPNGFARSVNCFSILTGKTQTGYIFNYTLYVVLFVVVTISYFVWLVAV; translated from the coding sequence ATGTATCAAAGCATTGCTATAATGATTATTGTATTACCTCTTGCTTCCGCTTTAATAAACGGATTATTTGTAAGAAGAATAGATAAAAAACTAGCGTCTATAGTTGCCACATCGTTTTTATCTTTATCAGCATTATTTGCATTAATAATATTTTATCACACAGGGTTAAACGGGCATATAATCCATATAAAATTATTGTCATGGATTGAAATTAGCCAATTTAAGGTAGATTGGTCGATCTATATAGACCAGCTAACAAGCATAATGTTTATAGCTGTTACATGGGTATCTAGCGTTGTGCATATTTATTCTCTTGGTTATATGGCGGAAGATAAGGGAATAGTACGCTTCTTATCGTTCCTATCGCTGTTTACTTTCTTTATGCTAATGCTAGTATCGGCGGATAATTTCTTACAATTATTTTTTGGTTGGGAGGGAGTTGGCGTCTGCTCGTATTTACTAATTGGTTTTTGGTACTCAAAAGAATCGGCAAATAAAGCAGCTATTAAAGCTTTTATAGCAAATAGAGTCGGAGATTTTGCCTTTATTTTAGGCGTAATAACGATTATTTTTTATTGTCATTCAGCAAATTATGAGGATGTATTTTTGCTTGCTCCGAAATTAGCTAATACAAAAATATTACTAGCTAATTTTGAAATTTCTATCCTTAATATTGCCTGCTTATTGTTGTTCATCGGCTGCATGGGAAAATCGGCACAGATAGGCTTACATGTATGGCTTCCTGATGCAATGGAAGGACCTACTCCCGTATCTGCTCTTATTCACGCAGCAACTATGGTAACGGCAGGAGTGTTTTTAGTAGCACGCTGTTCATATTTGTTTGAATACAGCCCTATGGTGCTACAATTCATCACGATCATCGGCGGTATTACTTGCCTTTTTGCTGCAAGCATTGCCATTATGCAAAACGATATTAAAAAAATTATCGCCTATTCAACTTGTAGCCAGCTTGGTTATATGTTTATGGCTTGCGGAGTATCAGCATATAATAGCGGTATATTTCATTTAGTAACGCATGCCTTTTTTAAAGCCTTACTATTTTTATCAGCTGGCAGCGTTATACATGCTGTTCATGAGCAGGATATATTTAAAATGGGTGAGCTGCGAAATAAGATGCCTATAACTTATGGAAATTTTTTAATCGGTTCGCTTGCGTTAATAGGGATCTATCCGCTTGCAGGGTTTTATTCAAAAGATTCGATCTTAGAAGCGGTTTATAGCAGCGGATCATTTATGTTTATATTTGGTATATTAGCTGCAATACTTACCGCTATTTACTCAATGAAAATTATTATGTTGGTATTCCATGGCAAAACTAGACTAGAAAAAGATGTTTTCGAACACGCTCATGAACCGCCTAAAGTAATGAATAATCCCCTTACCTTATTAGTCGCAGGAAGCTTTTTCAGTGGGATGATTGGTTATTATCTGCTTTCAATGGATAAACCGAATGGTTATTTCCATGATAGTTTACTTAATTTACAAGTCTATAAGCTATTAGTTACTCATCCACCTTTGCATATTAAATTATTACCAACGATAGTGGGAATAATAGGGATTGTTATCGGCACTGTCATTCCGTGGGTTGCTAACTCCATCCAGAAAAAAAATAAAAAAGTCTGGATCCCGTGGACAAGCCACGGGATGACAACCATATCTAAAATATTAATCAATAAATACTATTTTGATGAGCTATATAATTTCTTAATAGTAAAACCTATTAACTGCTTGGCTTGTTTATTTTATTCTGGTGATCAAAAAATAATTGATCGTTTTGGTCCTAATGGCTTTGCAAGGAGTGTTAATTGTTTTAGTATTTTAACCGGTAAAACCCAAACTGGATATATTTTTAATTATACTTTATATGTAGTGTTGTTTGTTGTTGTAACAATTAGTTACTTTGTTTGGTTAGTTGCCGTGTAG
- the atpH gene encoding ATP synthase F1 subunit delta gives MNKDILTQNYAAALFDNAKSDNTQDKILEEINLVTSIIEDNIEVKELLSSPIVNKVDKIGVINSLVKNIKISKIMQNFLLLLIKNSRTSILADIANTYSKLLYESKNIKIVQVISASKLQPKEQEWVKSNIEQELKQEVKINFEIDSTIMGGIVIKYDSILQDCSIKGSLDKIARTLKKVKIAA, from the coding sequence ATGAATAAAGATATTTTAACTCAGAATTATGCAGCTGCGTTATTTGATAATGCTAAATCTGATAATACTCAAGATAAGATACTTGAAGAAATTAATCTAGTGACTAGCATTATTGAAGATAATATAGAGGTTAAAGAGCTGTTATCTTCCCCTATAGTAAATAAAGTTGATAAAATTGGCGTGATTAATTCGCTAGTAAAAAATATTAAAATCAGCAAAATAATGCAAAATTTCTTATTATTATTGATAAAAAATTCCCGTACTTCTATCTTAGCAGATATAGCAAACACATATAGTAAATTATTATATGAAAGCAAGAATATTAAAATAGTGCAAGTAATTTCTGCAAGTAAATTGCAGCCAAAAGAACAAGAATGGGTTAAATCGAATATAGAACAAGAGTTAAAGCAAGAAGTAAAAATAAATTTTGAAATAGACTCTACCATTATGGGAGGAATCGTAATTAAATATGATAGTATATTGCAAGATTGTTCGATAAAAGGTAGTTTAGATAAGATAGCTAGGACCTTGAAAAAAGTTAAGATCGCTGCATGA
- a CDS encoding Dps family protein, with amino-acid sequence MQVIKALEQVLADSYALYFKTQNYHWNVEGAEFRSLHLLFEGQYEDLAESLDELAERIRTLDAKVPALSNLIKLASISEPNPNASANEMLKSLVKDQDIIIDTLYKGLKIAQAEGDEGTADMIIGRIKVHEKNRWFLKSSIA; translated from the coding sequence ATGCAAGTAATAAAAGCTTTAGAACAGGTTTTAGCAGATAGCTATGCCTTATATTTCAAAACACAAAATTATCATTGGAATGTTGAAGGGGCTGAATTTAGAAGCCTGCATTTATTATTCGAAGGGCAATATGAAGATTTGGCAGAAAGTCTAGATGAGTTAGCTGAACGAATAAGAACTTTAGATGCTAAAGTTCCGGCATTATCAAACTTAATAAAACTAGCATCTATAAGTGAGCCAAACCCTAATGCTTCTGCAAATGAAATGCTAAAAAGCCTTGTAAAAGATCAAGATATTATAATAGATACTTTATATAAAGGTTTAAAAATCGCACAAGCAGAAGGTGATGAAGGGACCGCCGATATGATTATTGGACGGATTAAAGTGCACGAGAAAAATAGATGGTTCTTAAAAAGTAGTATAGCCTAA
- a CDS encoding NADH-quinone oxidoreductase subunit J translates to MPIFFYLFTILIIISSLCVVLSKNSVYSVLWLIFAFINGSGLMILLGAEFLAMMLIVIYVGAVAVLFLFVIMMLDMHFNKAIMQLKEKPILSIFVSLIMFADLVVIILLGTKNIHFSSDLSFAIASDVSNTKAIGKILYTDFMIPFQIAGLILFVAMIGCITLTLRKRDGVKRQNIAKQLSHNKENAILMTKPFINKGIENIKYE, encoded by the coding sequence ATGCCTATATTTTTTTATTTATTTACAATATTAATCATAATTAGCAGTCTATGCGTTGTTTTGAGCAAAAATTCCGTATACTCAGTATTATGGTTAATTTTTGCCTTTATTAACGGCTCTGGACTTATGATATTGCTTGGTGCAGAATTTTTAGCAATGATGCTAATAGTCATATATGTCGGAGCAGTAGCAGTATTATTTTTATTTGTGATAATGATGCTGGATATGCATTTTAATAAGGCTATAATGCAGCTAAAGGAAAAGCCTATCTTAAGCATTTTTGTATCTTTGATTATGTTTGCTGATTTAGTAGTAATTATTTTACTTGGTACTAAAAATATTCATTTTAGTTCTGATTTATCGTTTGCCATAGCAAGTGATGTATCAAATACTAAAGCAATAGGAAAAATATTATATACTGATTTTATGATACCTTTCCAAATTGCGGGACTTATTTTATTTGTTGCTATGATTGGTTGTATTACGTTAACTCTTAGAAAACGTGACGGAGTAAAGCGGCAAAATATCGCAAAACAACTTTCACATAATAAAGAAAATGCTATATTAATGACAAAACCTTTTATAAACAAAGGAATTGAGAATATCAAATATGAATGA
- the lpdA gene encoding dihydrolipoyl dehydrogenase, whose translation MEQYDIAVIGGGPGGYVAAIRAAQLKKKVVLIEKEHLGGVCLNWGCIPTKSLLKSAEVFEYIKHAKDYGVDAGSAKIDINKIVERSREISNKLAGGVKMLLKKNKVTVIDGVAKLEANKVININDNLKIKVDNIIIATGARARVLKGFEPDGKQIWTSKEAMIPQHVPKSMIIVGSGAIGIEFASFYNAIGVDVTVIEAHSKILPVEDIEISNLAHKSFEKKGIKIITNAKLIKQTKSKDGLEVELEIAGKTQKLQAEILLMAVGIIANTENLGLEKTKVKVENGYIVANGLMQTAESGIYAIGDVVGAPCLAHKASHEGIIAAENIAGLKPHAINKHNIPGCTYSSPQIASVGLTEEAAKALGYELKIGRFPFMANGKALVGGDAEGLIKTIFDAKTGELLGAHMIGSEVTELIQGYVVSKNLEGTELDLINTIFPHPTLSEMMHESVLAAYDRAIHI comes from the coding sequence ATGGAACAGTATGATATAGCCGTGATAGGTGGTGGACCTGGCGGATATGTTGCTGCAATTAGAGCAGCACAATTAAAGAAAAAAGTTGTATTAATAGAGAAAGAGCATTTAGGTGGAGTGTGTCTTAATTGGGGATGTATTCCGACAAAATCCCTACTTAAATCTGCTGAAGTGTTTGAGTATATAAAACATGCTAAAGATTATGGCGTTGATGCAGGTTCTGCTAAAATTGATATTAATAAGATCGTTGAGCGTTCTAGAGAAATCTCAAATAAGTTAGCTGGCGGCGTTAAGATGCTACTTAAGAAAAATAAAGTTACTGTTATAGATGGAGTAGCAAAGCTTGAAGCAAATAAGGTAATAAATATTAATGATAACCTTAAAATAAAAGTAGATAATATTATTATCGCTACCGGAGCAAGAGCTAGAGTTTTAAAAGGATTCGAGCCAGATGGTAAACAAATTTGGACTTCAAAGGAAGCTATGATACCGCAGCATGTGCCAAAATCTATGATTATTGTAGGTTCAGGTGCAATTGGTATAGAATTCGCCTCATTTTATAATGCTATCGGGGTGGATGTTACAGTAATTGAAGCACATAGCAAAATATTACCGGTGGAAGATATAGAGATTTCAAACCTTGCCCATAAAAGCTTTGAGAAAAAAGGTATAAAAATTATTACAAATGCTAAGCTGATTAAGCAAACAAAATCGAAAGATGGTTTAGAAGTCGAGCTAGAGATAGCTGGTAAAACACAAAAATTACAAGCTGAAATTCTGCTTATGGCAGTAGGTATTATAGCAAATACTGAAAATCTAGGGCTAGAGAAGACAAAAGTTAAAGTAGAAAATGGTTATATAGTTGCTAATGGCTTGATGCAAACAGCAGAATCAGGGATTTACGCAATAGGTGACGTAGTAGGTGCACCTTGTTTAGCACATAAAGCAAGCCATGAGGGAATTATTGCAGCGGAAAACATTGCAGGCTTAAAGCCTCATGCTATCAATAAGCACAATATCCCTGGCTGCACTTATTCTTCACCGCAAATAGCAAGTGTCGGTTTGACGGAAGAAGCTGCAAAAGCCTTAGGCTATGAACTAAAAATCGGTAGGTTTCCTTTTATGGCGAATGGTAAAGCCCTAGTTGGCGGTGACGCTGAAGGGTTGATCAAAACTATATTTGATGCTAAGACCGGTGAGTTACTTGGGGCACATATGATAGGCTCAGAAGTTACTGAATTAATACAAGGATATGTAGTTTCAAAGAATTTAGAGGGAACAGAGCTAGATTTAATTAATACCATATTCCCGCATCCGACTTTATCGGAAATGATGCACGAATCGGTGCTAGCTGCTTACGATAGGGCAATACATATTTAA